From the Gemmatimonadota bacterium genome, the window GCTCGAGCCGCTGGAGCGCCTGCGCAAGCTCACGGCCGACCACATGGTGCGGGCCAAGCGGATCGCGGCGCACGTCCACTCCTTCATCGAGGTCGATTTTACGCAGGTCGACCGCATCCGCCAGAAGAACCGTGCGCGCTGGGAGCAGCAGGGCGTGAAGGTCAGCTACACCGCCTTCGTGGCCTGGGCGTCGGCGCGGGTGTTGCAGGAGTTCCCGCGGGTAAACGCCACCATCTCCGGAGACAGCATCCAGTATCGCGGGGAGATCAACATCGGCATCGCCGTCGACCTTGACCCCGGACTCATCGTGCCGGCGGTCAGGAACGCCGATGAGCTGACTGTGGTCGGACTGGCCAAACGCATCAACGATCTCGCGGCACGCGCCCGGGAGCGGAAGCTGAAGCCGGACGAGATCCAGGGCGGCACTTTCTCCATCACCAATCCGGGCGTGCTCGGTACGCTCGTGGGGATGCCGGTGATCCCGGAGGGAACGGCCGCCATCCTGGGAACGGGCGCCGTCGAGAAGCGGCCCGTGGTGCTCGAGCTGGATGGCCAGGACGTGATCGCGATCCGCAAGCGAGCGTGGTTCTCCCTGGGGTACGACCACCGCCTGGTGGACGGCGCCGATGCCGCCCGCTTTCTCGCCCGGCTCAAGGAGATCG encodes:
- a CDS encoding 2-oxo acid dehydrogenase subunit E2 is translated as LEPLERLRKLTADHMVRAKRIAAHVHSFIEVDFTQVDRIRQKNRARWEQQGVKVSYTAFVAWASARVLQEFPRVNATISGDSIQYRGEINIGIAVDLDPGLIVPAVRNADELTVVGLAKRINDLAARARERKLKPDEIQGGTFSITNPGVLGTLVGMPVIPEGTAAILGTGAVEKRPVVLELDGQDVIAIRKRAWFSLGYDHRLVDGADAARFLARLKEIVESFPEDAV